The Clostridiaceae bacterium HFYG-1003 genome includes a window with the following:
- the cbiB gene encoding adenosylcobinamide-phosphate synthase CbiB, which produces MLENSLALLAALLLDRILGDPLWLPHPVVGFGRLIRILEKKLRQPQTEPRRQLIGGVCLLLCLCAAALLPTLLLVQLTRGSLRFAVSVVIFWLCLSMETMKREALSVLDQVEHGTLAQARRQVGRIVGRDPESLDRPGIIRACIESVAESTSDGIIAPMFYGAIFGPAGAMVYKAVNTLDSMVGYRNDRYLYFGRASARADDVLNFLPSRITGLLGALLAPVAGGTIASALGVYFRDHSKHASPNSGHPEAAFAGALGIELAGPAAYEGKTEPKPYINRGGRPAQAADIRRSVRLMQALVLAFAAILVLAAWMGGLPWIH; this is translated from the coding sequence TTGCTTGAAAACAGTCTGGCCCTGCTGGCCGCTCTGCTGCTTGACCGGATCCTGGGAGATCCCCTGTGGCTGCCTCATCCGGTGGTGGGGTTCGGCCGGCTCATCCGGATTCTTGAAAAGAAACTGCGCCAGCCTCAGACCGAACCCCGCCGGCAGCTGATCGGCGGGGTCTGCCTGCTGCTCTGCCTGTGCGCCGCGGCGCTCCTGCCGACTCTGCTCCTGGTGCAGCTCACCCGCGGCAGTCTCCGGTTTGCGGTCTCGGTGGTGATCTTCTGGCTGTGCCTGTCCATGGAAACCATGAAACGCGAAGCCCTGAGCGTACTGGATCAGGTGGAGCACGGCACCCTGGCACAGGCCAGGCGCCAGGTCGGGCGCATCGTGGGCCGGGATCCGGAATCCCTGGACCGGCCGGGCATCATTCGGGCGTGCATCGAATCCGTGGCTGAGAGTACCTCGGATGGCATCATCGCGCCTATGTTCTACGGCGCAATCTTCGGTCCCGCCGGAGCCATGGTCTACAAAGCCGTCAACACCCTGGATTCCATGGTCGGATACCGCAATGACCGGTATCTCTACTTTGGCCGGGCCTCCGCCCGGGCGGATGACGTCCTCAACTTCCTGCCGTCCCGGATCACCGGACTGCTGGGGGCTCTTTTGGCTCCCGTTGCCGGCGGAACCATTGCGTCTGCCCTGGGCGTCTACTTTCGCGATCATTCAAAGCATGCCAGCCCCAATTCTGGCCACCCCGAGGCGGCCTTTGCCGGCGCCCTCGGCATTGAGCTGGCCGGTCCGGCCGCCTATGAGGGCAAGACCGAACCAAAGCCCTATATCAACCGGGGAGGCCGGCCGGCTCAGGCCGCCGACATCCGCCGGTCCGTCCGCCTGATGCAGGCGCTGGTCCTGGCCTTTGCAGCGATCCTGGTGCTGGCGGCCTGGATGGGAGGATTGCCATGGATTCATTAA
- a CDS encoding VOC family protein: MAQIELATINIDCPDAHALSEFYLNLLDWVPHWADDDFVIIRNPAGGVRLSFQTEPCYVSPVWPDLAGQPGKSIHLDFLVDDLEKAAARAEAAGAVRAGVQELERVVVMFDPAGHPFCLFLD; this comes from the coding sequence ATGGCACAGATTGAACTGGCAACCATCAATATTGACTGTCCGGATGCCCACGCGCTCAGTGAGTTTTATCTTAATCTGCTGGACTGGGTGCCGCACTGGGCGGATGACGACTTTGTGATTATCCGGAATCCGGCGGGGGGCGTCCGGCTGTCTTTTCAGACAGAACCGTGCTATGTTTCGCCGGTATGGCCGGATTTGGCAGGGCAGCCCGGCAAATCCATTCACCTGGATTTTCTGGTGGATGACCTGGAAAAGGCAGCAGCCCGTGCCGAGGCGGCAGGGGCTGTCAGAGCAGGTGTTCAGGAACTGGAGAGGGTTGTGGTCATGTTTGATCCGGCCGGGCACCCGTTCTGCCTGTTCCTGGACTAG
- a CDS encoding fructose bisphosphate aldolase yields MNENQAKRMREGKGFIAALDQSGGSTPKALALYGISKDRYSTEEEMFDLVHQMRTRIIKSPAFSQERILGAILFEQTMDRDIDGKKTADYLWENKGVVPFLKVDKGLADQENGVQLMKPMPELDALLARANERHIFGTKMRSVIKELNEEGVKAVVAQQFEVGKQILAAGLMPIIEPEVDIHSEKKPEIEELLKKEILAELDKLPEGQQIMLKLTIPTHANAYAELINHPKVMRVVALSGGYSREDSNKMLAENHGLIASFSRALSEGLSADQTDDEFNAMLQEATDAIYEASIT; encoded by the coding sequence ATGAACGAAAACCAAGCAAAACGCATGAGAGAAGGTAAAGGTTTCATCGCCGCCCTGGATCAGTCCGGCGGATCAACCCCGAAAGCCCTTGCGCTTTATGGAATTTCCAAAGACAGATACTCCACCGAAGAGGAAATGTTTGACCTGGTCCACCAGATGCGGACCCGCATCATCAAGTCCCCGGCATTCAGCCAGGAACGCATCCTCGGAGCCATCCTGTTTGAACAGACCATGGATCGTGACATTGACGGCAAGAAAACCGCAGACTACCTCTGGGAGAATAAGGGCGTAGTTCCTTTCCTTAAGGTTGACAAGGGACTGGCCGACCAGGAAAACGGCGTTCAGCTCATGAAACCCATGCCGGAACTGGATGCACTGCTCGCCAGAGCCAATGAAAGACACATCTTTGGAACCAAGATGAGATCGGTCATCAAGGAACTCAACGAAGAAGGCGTCAAGGCCGTTGTGGCTCAGCAGTTCGAAGTCGGCAAGCAGATTCTGGCTGCCGGACTCATGCCCATCATCGAACCTGAGGTTGATATCCATTCCGAAAAGAAACCTGAAATCGAAGAACTCCTGAAAAAAGAGATCCTCGCAGAGCTCGACAAGCTGCCGGAAGGCCAGCAGATCATGCTCAAGCTCACCATCCCGACCCATGCCAATGCCTATGCCGAACTGATCAACCATCCGAAAGTCATGCGTGTAGTCGCTCTTTCCGGCGGCTATTCCAGAGAAGACTCCAACAAGATGCTGGCTGAAAACCACGGCCTCATCGCATCCTTCTCCAGAGCCCTTTCCGAAGGACTGTCCGCGGATCAGACGGATGATGAATTCAACGCAATGCTCCAGGAAGCAACCGACGCCATCTACGAGGCTTCCATTACATAA
- a CDS encoding aminopeptidase, which translates to MLEREFTLVWDRYTEGQLKECDSFAKGYIDFLSDAKTEREFVRDSVAAAEAKGFRNVATFESLKAGDKVYAINRDRNIFLFVIGQKPMAEGMNLLGAHIDSPRLDIKQNPLYEDNNLCLMETHYYGGVKKYQWVALPMALHGVIFKEDGTRVDVAIGEDPSDPVIGISDLLIHLSREQMEQTLAKGVKGEDLNVLIGSRPAGKKDDKDRAKKYILELLHEKYGIVEEDFVSAELQIVPAGRARDYGLDRSMVMGYGHDDRVCAYTSMLALFDVENPERTTGCILVDKEEVGSQGATGMHSDFFRHLVADLMELKGEGSARELRQVILNSKMLSSDVSAAFDPNYPSVNEPKNTAYFNRGIVFNKYTGSGGKGGCNDADPEFIAQIRGIMNKNEIAWQTAELGKVDQGGGGTIAYIMGNMGMTVIDAGVAVQNMHAPWEVISKGDLYETYRAYKVFLREMA; encoded by the coding sequence ATGTTGGAAAGAGAATTTACACTGGTCTGGGATCGCTACACTGAGGGACAGCTCAAGGAATGCGACAGCTTTGCCAAGGGCTACATCGACTTTTTAAGCGATGCCAAAACGGAGCGGGAATTCGTCCGTGATTCCGTCGCGGCCGCCGAAGCCAAGGGCTTCCGGAACGTGGCCACCTTCGAGAGCCTCAAAGCGGGGGACAAGGTTTACGCGATCAACCGCGACCGCAACATCTTCCTGTTTGTCATCGGTCAGAAACCCATGGCGGAAGGAATGAACCTGCTGGGAGCGCACATCGACTCCCCGCGGCTGGATATCAAACAGAATCCGCTGTACGAGGACAACAACCTGTGCCTGATGGAGACCCATTACTACGGCGGCGTCAAGAAATACCAGTGGGTCGCTCTGCCGATGGCACTGCACGGAGTGATCTTCAAGGAGGACGGCACCCGGGTGGATGTAGCCATTGGCGAAGATCCGTCGGATCCGGTCATCGGAATCTCCGACCTGCTGATCCACCTGTCCAGAGAACAGATGGAACAGACCCTGGCCAAGGGTGTCAAGGGCGAGGACCTCAATGTTCTGATCGGTTCCAGACCGGCCGGCAAGAAAGATGACAAGGACCGCGCCAAGAAGTACATCCTGGAGCTGCTCCACGAGAAATACGGCATTGTTGAGGAAGACTTCGTCTCCGCCGAACTCCAGATCGTACCGGCCGGACGGGCCCGCGACTACGGCCTGGACCGCTCCATGGTCATGGGCTACGGCCACGATGACCGCGTCTGCGCCTACACCTCCATGCTGGCTCTGTTCGATGTGGAGAACCCGGAGCGCACCACCGGCTGCATTCTGGTGGACAAAGAGGAAGTGGGCAGCCAGGGCGCGACCGGCATGCATTCCGACTTCTTCCGTCACCTGGTGGCTGATCTGATGGAACTCAAGGGAGAAGGCTCGGCCCGCGAACTGCGCCAGGTCATCCTGAACTCCAAAATGCTGTCCTCCGATGTTTCGGCAGCCTTTGACCCGAACTACCCGTCCGTCAATGAGCCGAAGAACACCGCCTACTTCAACCGCGGCATCGTGTTCAACAAGTACACCGGTTCCGGCGGAAAGGGCGGCTGCAATGATGCCGATCCGGAATTCATCGCCCAGATCCGCGGCATCATGAACAAGAACGAGATCGCCTGGCAGACAGCCGAACTGGGCAAAGTCGACCAGGGCGGCGGCGGAACCATTGCCTACATCATGGGCAACATGGGCATGACCGTCATTGACGCCGGCGTTGCGGTTCAGAACATGCATGCGCCGTGGGAAGTCATTTCCAAGGGCGATCTGTATGAGACCTACCGTGCTTACAAAGTATTCCTGAGGGAGATGGCATAA
- a CDS encoding MetQ/NlpA family ABC transporter substrate-binding protein → MKRTNLFATALLLTGQLFLSACAPAAPATQPSTSGTAPATTTAQTAAVTKVRLGVIGSKHELWDQIKTNLAKENIEIEIVEFTEYTPVNQALYDGDLDLNSFQHHIYFDSFNNANGNKLVSIGDTFLSPIGLYSEKYKSPSEIKSGDTIAIPDDPTNLGRALKVLESAGLIKLKDASNLTPTQADIAENKLNLTITELNAAQTARSLKDVAAAIINTDLAVDAGYSPAEDAIFLEPVTDASQPYFNLIAAQAEDKDNPVFKRIVQEYQSQAIGDLMLEVYKGAQFPVWEGYQKK, encoded by the coding sequence ATGAAAAGAACTAATTTATTCGCAACCGCCCTGCTTCTGACCGGACAGCTCTTCCTGAGCGCCTGCGCGCCGGCCGCTCCCGCTACCCAGCCTTCCACTTCCGGGACTGCTCCGGCCACAACGACTGCTCAGACAGCAGCCGTTACCAAGGTCAGGCTGGGGGTCATCGGCTCCAAGCACGAACTGTGGGATCAAATCAAAACCAATCTGGCCAAGGAAAACATTGAGATTGAGATTGTGGAATTCACCGAATACACACCGGTCAATCAGGCGCTCTATGACGGAGACCTGGATCTGAACTCCTTCCAGCACCACATCTACTTCGATTCCTTCAACAATGCCAACGGCAACAAGCTGGTATCCATCGGCGACACCTTCCTGTCCCCCATCGGCCTGTACTCCGAGAAGTATAAATCCCCCTCGGAGATCAAGAGCGGAGACACCATCGCCATTCCGGACGATCCGACCAATCTGGGACGGGCGCTGAAGGTTCTGGAATCCGCCGGTCTGATCAAGCTCAAGGATGCTTCCAATCTCACCCCGACCCAGGCAGACATTGCTGAAAACAAACTCAACCTGACCATTACCGAACTCAATGCCGCTCAGACTGCCCGCTCCCTGAAGGACGTAGCCGCCGCCATCATCAACACCGACCTGGCAGTGGATGCAGGCTATTCCCCGGCAGAAGACGCAATTTTCCTTGAACCGGTAACCGATGCTTCCCAGCCGTACTTCAACCTGATCGCGGCTCAGGCCGAAGACAAGGACAACCCGGTCTTCAAGCGGATCGTTCAGGAATACCAGTCCCAGGCCATCGGCGACCTCATGCTCGAAGTATACAAGGGAGCCCAGTTCCCGGTTTGGGAAGGCTACCAGAAGAAATAG
- a CDS encoding ABC transporter permease, with protein sequence MDFTNVIRQKEQFITETGATLYMLFWTGLIAGILGLILGIVLVLTRENSLLANRRVYGILDKIVNIGRSVPFIIMLAIISPMTRVIVGTTIGTKASIVPLVVGSAPFFARQVEAAMATVNPGVIEAARAMGLGPLEIVRKVWLPESTPALIRVSTLTLISVLGLTAMAGAIGGGGLGKMAISIGYNRFQNDVILVSTVLILVIVFIIQIIGNFLERRTTH encoded by the coding sequence ATGGATTTTACAAATGTCATCCGGCAGAAGGAGCAGTTCATCACCGAAACCGGAGCCACGCTCTACATGCTGTTCTGGACCGGCCTGATCGCCGGGATCCTCGGGCTCATCCTGGGAATTGTCCTGGTACTGACCCGGGAGAACAGTTTGCTGGCCAACCGGCGGGTGTACGGCATCCTGGATAAAATCGTCAACATCGGCCGGTCCGTCCCCTTCATCATCATGCTGGCCATCATCTCTCCGATGACCCGGGTCATTGTGGGCACCACCATCGGCACCAAAGCCTCCATCGTCCCCCTGGTCGTGGGATCCGCTCCCTTTTTCGCCCGTCAGGTCGAAGCGGCCATGGCAACCGTCAATCCGGGAGTCATCGAAGCCGCCCGAGCCATGGGCCTGGGACCGCTGGAAATCGTCCGGAAAGTCTGGCTGCCGGAATCCACCCCGGCCCTGATCCGTGTCTCCACCCTGACCCTGATCTCCGTTCTAGGCCTGACCGCCATGGCCGGAGCCATTGGCGGAGGGGGACTCGGGAAAATGGCCATCTCCATCGGCTATAACCGCTTTCAGAACGATGTCATTCTTGTCTCCACCGTCCTGATCCTGGTCATTGTCTTCATCATTCAGATCATCGGCAATTTCCTGGAGCGCCGGACAACCCATTAA
- a CDS encoding aminotransferase class I/II-fold pyridoxal phosphate-dependent enzyme produces the protein MDSLNKTRSGHGGDIYSDPSRTYLDLSANINPHPLPPRVYEELPRLLEQARAYPDIEYRALRRDLAAYASRLARVSIPPDWIIPGNGAVELLDKAIAAFRHGLVVRPAFSEYELSFLRHGIPCQTLDRTLSETGILGRELTRAILDRLESERSLDGLVLCNPNNPDGARWDPSAFRELAGSCRELGVAILLDETFGEYLAEDTMLLPLTLEYDNLMVVKALTKFFGLPGVRLGYLIAADDARRRRIQHQLTTWNVGAFAQGIAHILLEDEDFSRRSREENGAARQELADLLQSGGYFRRIYPSGANFLLAVDPAMPRLIQALRQEGILIRDLSNMPGLGPGYARIAVKAGTAGQLIAALDKLGARHSEQQEE, from the coding sequence ATGGATTCATTAAACAAGACCCGCTCCGGTCATGGCGGCGACATCTATTCGGATCCCAGCCGCACTTACCTGGATTTGTCCGCCAACATCAATCCCCATCCGCTGCCGCCGCGAGTGTATGAGGAACTGCCGCGCCTGCTGGAACAGGCCCGGGCCTATCCGGACATCGAGTACCGCGCTCTGCGCCGGGATCTGGCTGCCTACGCTTCGCGCCTGGCCAGGGTCAGCATCCCGCCGGACTGGATCATTCCGGGCAACGGGGCCGTGGAGCTGCTGGATAAAGCCATTGCCGCCTTCCGTCACGGACTGGTGGTGCGGCCGGCTTTTTCCGAGTATGAGCTGTCCTTTCTCCGTCACGGCATTCCCTGCCAGACCCTGGACCGGACCCTGTCGGAAACCGGCATCCTTGGCCGGGAACTGACCCGTGCCATTCTCGACCGGCTGGAATCCGAACGGTCGCTGGACGGCCTGGTGCTGTGCAATCCCAACAATCCCGATGGCGCCCGCTGGGATCCATCGGCCTTCCGGGAGCTGGCCGGCAGCTGCCGGGAGCTGGGCGTGGCCATCCTGCTGGATGAGACCTTCGGAGAGTATCTGGCAGAGGACACCATGCTGCTGCCTCTGACCCTGGAATACGACAACCTGATGGTCGTCAAGGCGCTGACCAAGTTCTTCGGCCTGCCCGGCGTTCGCCTGGGCTATCTGATTGCCGCGGATGATGCCCGGCGCCGGCGCATCCAGCACCAGCTCACCACCTGGAATGTGGGAGCCTTTGCCCAGGGCATTGCCCACATCCTGCTGGAGGACGAAGACTTCAGCAGGCGCTCCCGGGAAGAAAATGGGGCGGCCCGGCAGGAACTCGCTGATCTTCTCCAGTCCGGCGGATATTTCCGGCGGATTTATCCCTCCGGCGCCAATTTCCTGCTGGCGGTTGATCCCGCCATGCCCCGTCTGATCCAGGCGCTCCGCCAGGAAGGCATTCTGATCCGGGATCTGTCGAATATGCCGGGTCTGGGACCGGGCTATGCGCGCATTGCCGTCAAGGCGGGAACCGCCGGGCAGCTGATCGCCGCCTTGGATAAACTAGGAGCCCGACATTCTGAACAACAGGAGGAATGA
- a CDS encoding AEC family transporter, producing MNQNGIDAITTLFLIMGLGFVLKKRHLMQKSSEDFIVILLQKAAIPGLMLYNASTQFTTQFLKDYYPAILASFLAILGAVLVGLVTARLFSISDKNQGVFTGMFAFSNTIFIGVPVITGIFGEKGIPYLMLYYLMNTLLFWTVGSWLVGGEQGSGLLSLSSLSKIFNPALLAFLLGLGLMMYHISLPAPAMRSLKYLSDLVTPLSTLYMGSIIADLSLKKFPGLKPTLLILTGRFLISPLLAYSILTLFGFSGLLVEVLVIASALPVMTQMSVLAGYYGKDKQYTAFMTALSTILCIFVLPFYLGFLQR from the coding sequence ATGAACCAAAACGGAATTGACGCCATCACCACCCTGTTTCTGATCATGGGACTCGGCTTTGTGCTGAAGAAGCGGCATCTCATGCAAAAAAGCAGCGAGGACTTCATCGTCATCCTGCTGCAAAAGGCAGCGATTCCCGGGCTCATGCTGTACAATGCTTCCACGCAGTTTACCACCCAGTTCCTGAAGGACTATTATCCCGCCATTCTGGCTTCCTTCCTCGCCATCCTGGGCGCGGTCCTGGTCGGTCTTGTGACCGCCCGCCTCTTCTCCATCAGCGACAAAAACCAGGGCGTATTCACCGGAATGTTTGCCTTCTCCAACACCATCTTCATCGGCGTGCCCGTCATCACCGGAATCTTCGGGGAAAAGGGCATCCCCTATCTGATGCTGTATTACCTGATGAATACCCTGCTGTTCTGGACCGTCGGTTCCTGGCTGGTCGGCGGAGAACAGGGCAGCGGTCTGCTTTCCCTGTCTTCCCTGAGCAAGATTTTCAACCCCGCCCTCCTGGCTTTCCTGCTGGGCCTTGGCCTGATGATGTATCACATCAGCCTGCCTGCTCCGGCCATGCGCAGCCTGAAATATCTGAGCGATCTGGTGACCCCGCTGTCGACCCTCTATATGGGATCCATCATCGCGGACCTGTCACTGAAAAAATTCCCCGGACTCAAGCCCACTCTGCTCATTCTGACCGGTCGTTTCCTCATCTCCCCGCTCCTGGCCTACAGCATTCTGACCCTGTTCGGCTTCTCCGGCCTGCTGGTGGAAGTCCTGGTCATCGCCTCGGCTCTGCCGGTCATGACCCAGATGTCCGTTCTGGCCGGCTACTATGGCAAGGACAAGCAGTACACTGCCTTCATGACTGCACTGTCCACCATCCTCTGCATCTTTGTCCTCCCCTTTTATCTGGGCTTTTTGCAGCGCTAG
- a CDS encoding ATP-binding cassette domain-containing protein has product MIELRNVAVTFGQGSGQLHAVSDASLTIEKGEIVGIVGYSGAGKSTLVRTINLLTRPTSGQVLVNGEDLTTMSERELRDRRRKIGMIFQHFNLMNSRTVRDNIALALGALDKNQVDQRVDELLALVGISGKKLAYPSELSGGQKQRVAIARALANNPEILLCDEATSALDPETTKSILKLLADLNRKLNLTLVVITHEMQVVKELCTRVFVMDSGLIVEEGSVVEIFSNPKNPLTEKFVRTATNMDEDVSKVLENQAAFRLGGNEIYILTFVGDRFREPFIATLQRDHGITTNILSGNVEFLNKTPFGNLLVAFEGDRLKINEAISIMEADGVRVQRIRLKED; this is encoded by the coding sequence ATGATTGAATTAAGGAATGTCGCAGTGACCTTTGGTCAGGGCTCGGGTCAGCTCCACGCGGTCAGCGATGCGTCACTGACGATTGAAAAAGGAGAGATCGTGGGGATTGTCGGCTACTCGGGCGCCGGCAAGAGCACCCTGGTGCGAACCATTAATCTCCTGACCCGGCCGACTTCCGGCCAGGTGCTGGTCAACGGGGAAGACCTGACGACCATGAGTGAACGGGAACTGAGAGACCGCCGGCGCAAGATCGGCATGATCTTTCAGCACTTCAACCTGATGAATTCCAGAACGGTGCGGGACAACATCGCCCTGGCACTGGGGGCGCTGGACAAGAATCAGGTGGATCAGCGGGTGGACGAGCTTCTGGCGCTGGTAGGAATATCCGGCAAAAAGCTGGCCTATCCTTCCGAACTGTCCGGCGGCCAGAAACAGCGTGTGGCCATCGCTCGGGCTCTGGCAAACAATCCGGAAATTCTGCTGTGCGACGAAGCCACCAGTGCCCTGGATCCGGAGACAACCAAATCGATTCTCAAACTCCTGGCGGATCTGAACCGCAAGCTGAATCTGACCCTGGTTGTTATCACCCATGAAATGCAGGTTGTCAAAGAGCTGTGCACCCGGGTGTTCGTCATGGACTCCGGCCTCATCGTCGAAGAAGGGTCGGTGGTGGAAATCTTTTCCAACCCGAAGAATCCGCTGACGGAAAAATTCGTGCGCACCGCAACGAATATGGACGAGGATGTCAGTAAAGTCCTGGAAAACCAGGCAGCCTTCCGGCTGGGCGGCAATGAGATCTATATCCTGACCTTTGTCGGGGACCGCTTCCGGGAACCATTCATCGCCACACTGCAGCGAGACCACGGCATTACCACCAACATCCTGTCCGGCAACGTCGAGTTTCTCAATAAGACGCCCTTTGGAAATCTGCTGGTTGCTTTTGAAGGCGACCGCTTAAAGATCAACGAAGCCATTTCCATCATGGAAGCCGACGGAGTCAGAGTACAGCGCATCCGCTTGAAGGAGGATTAA
- a CDS encoding NYN domain-containing protein, with translation MSEELTYALLIDAENISSKYIKIILDELSNDGVATYRRIYGDWTNPANSAWKDVLLNYSVNPVQQYSYTQGKNASDSAMIIDAMDILYSGNVEGFCLVSSDSDFTRLASRLRESGKRVIGMGESKTPSAFISACNQFKYLDILYASSYEEKEKEPRELVKETPVKSVRRKPPVKAVKPPVNNGSKFPDAEKILPVLLEPVKPEPLKPEASKSVSVKAEPVRAEQTRPEPQTKLSTIRRSLRSIISEGSNEEGWISLSKIGNQLAKRFPDFDVRNYGYSKLNQFIESLGDFDMDVITPGKDSKVQHIYFRNKLKQK, from the coding sequence ATGAGTGAAGAACTGACCTATGCCTTATTAATCGATGCCGAGAATATTTCCAGCAAGTACATCAAGATTATCCTGGATGAGCTGTCCAATGACGGCGTGGCGACCTACCGGAGGATCTACGGGGACTGGACCAATCCGGCCAATTCCGCCTGGAAGGATGTTCTACTGAATTACTCGGTCAACCCGGTTCAGCAGTATAGCTATACCCAGGGGAAAAATGCCTCGGACTCGGCCATGATCATTGACGCCATGGACATCCTGTATTCCGGGAATGTCGAGGGCTTCTGCCTGGTGTCCAGCGATTCGGATTTCACCCGGCTGGCCTCCCGGCTGAGGGAATCGGGCAAGCGGGTCATCGGCATGGGCGAATCCAAGACACCCTCTGCCTTTATTTCTGCCTGCAACCAGTTCAAGTATCTGGATATCCTGTACGCTTCATCCTATGAGGAGAAAGAGAAGGAACCCCGGGAACTGGTCAAAGAAACCCCGGTAAAATCTGTCCGGCGCAAACCTCCGGTCAAGGCAGTCAAACCCCCGGTAAATAATGGATCGAAATTCCCGGATGCGGAAAAGATCCTGCCCGTTCTGCTGGAACCGGTGAAGCCAGAACCGCTCAAACCGGAAGCCTCCAAATCCGTATCGGTTAAGGCGGAACCAGTCAGAGCTGAGCAGACCCGCCCCGAACCTCAGACCAAACTCAGCACGATCCGCCGGTCGCTGCGTTCAATCATCAGCGAGGGCTCCAACGAGGAGGGCTGGATTTCCCTGTCCAAGATCGGAAATCAGCTGGCCAAGCGGTTCCCGGATTTTGATGTCAGAAACTACGGCTACAGCAAGCTCAATCAGTTTATTGAGTCGCTGGGGGATTTCGATATGGATGTCATCACGCCGGGCAAGGACAGCAAGGTTCAGCATATCTACTTTCGCAATAAACTGAAGCAGAAATAA
- a CDS encoding GntR family transcriptional regulator has protein sequence MTEQPAYRLIYESILKQLEGGRYPEGAAIPSENELAEKFGVSRMTARKAVDLLVAEGFLFRHKGRGTFPTGRRESLREELSLSARLLGQGRRVYTEVLAFKTTVETDRFNDQLEEAVTCWRIDRLRYVEDRPALFERVWIPVAQAEALTAEDARGSLVDLLARTGPIELLSLEVRAERFRKKAARALGQKPDQPGLLVRGCLTRPDKTVCLWSEGWQDPIALPLYLRLCR, from the coding sequence ATGACTGAACAGCCTGCTTACCGGCTGATCTACGAATCGATTCTCAAACAGCTCGAAGGGGGCCGCTATCCGGAAGGGGCGGCCATTCCTTCCGAAAATGAGCTGGCTGAAAAATTTGGCGTATCCCGGATGACGGCGCGCAAGGCAGTGGACCTGCTCGTTGCCGAAGGATTCCTGTTCCGCCACAAGGGTCGGGGCACTTTCCCCACGGGCCGCCGGGAATCCCTGCGGGAAGAGCTGTCCCTGTCCGCCCGCCTGCTGGGGCAGGGCCGGCGGGTTTATACCGAGGTCCTTGCCTTCAAGACGACGGTGGAGACCGACCGGTTCAACGATCAGCTGGAGGAGGCGGTGACCTGCTGGCGGATTGACCGGCTGCGTTATGTGGAAGACCGGCCCGCTCTGTTTGAGCGGGTCTGGATTCCGGTGGCCCAGGCCGAGGCGCTGACTGCGGAAGACGCACGCGGATCCCTGGTGGATTTGCTGGCGCGCACCGGACCCATCGAACTGCTGTCCCTGGAAGTCCGGGCAGAACGGTTCCGGAAGAAAGCGGCCAGGGCGCTGGGACAAAAGCCGGATCAGCCCGGACTCCTGGTCCGGGGCTGCCTGACCCGTCCGGATAAGACCGTCTGTCTGTGGTCCGAGGGCTGGCAGGATCCCATTGCCCTGCCCCTGTACCTGCGGCTGTGCCGCTAA
- a CDS encoding 3'-5' exonuclease, with the protein MEDTIRKTVRKENIVSHPFFDTYVCLDIETTSRPMNRIIEIGAVLVVKGRKERVYTRLVNPGIRIPREIVQLTGISDKMVSGRRSIWQVLPELKQFVGERIIVGHDLINNDMKNLLQVGQAMGISFDNQVFDTLHFARRFMPGTCGLSHLTEILQIPWEGRHRAANDAQANMEVFEKLKILNYLMDREGIRLNEKEIAKVAHNTEAYLGVQDKFRFSY; encoded by the coding sequence TTGGAAGACACAATCAGAAAAACCGTTCGGAAAGAAAATATCGTCTCGCACCCGTTTTTTGACACGTATGTCTGTCTGGATATTGAGACCACGTCCCGCCCCATGAACCGCATCATTGAAATCGGAGCGGTTCTGGTGGTAAAGGGCCGTAAGGAGCGGGTTTACACCCGGCTGGTGAATCCGGGCATCCGAATCCCCCGGGAGATCGTCCAGCTGACCGGCATCTCCGACAAGATGGTGTCGGGCCGGCGCAGCATCTGGCAGGTGCTGCCCGAACTCAAGCAGTTTGTGGGCGAGCGGATCATCGTCGGTCATGATCTCATCAACAATGATATGAAGAACCTGCTCCAGGTTGGTCAGGCCATGGGCATTTCCTTCGACAACCAGGTGTTTGATACGCTCCATTTCGCGCGGCGCTTCATGCCGGGCACCTGCGGACTGTCCCATCTGACCGAGATCCTGCAGATTCCCTGGGAAGGCCGGCACCGGGCCGCCAATGACGCCCAGGCCAATATGGAAGTCTTTGAAAAGCTCAAAATCCTTAACTATCTGATGGATCGGGAAGGCATTCGCCTGAATGAAAAGGAAATTGCCAAGGTGGCGCATAATACCGAAGCCTATCTGGGCGTCCAGGATAAATTCCGGTTCAGCTACTAA